Proteins encoded in a region of the Isosphaeraceae bacterium EP7 genome:
- a CDS encoding cyclic nucleotide-binding domain-containing protein: MNAGDIALLKVNESFRGVSDEAVDDVARHARATHHAAGSVVHEANEVLATVSFVLNGRLKAVRVDHRGVESLFRMIDRGDRYGKMVGVLAEPVPIRVIALEPTTVLSLDDERAMELTLRPRTCAVCGSRPTPGS; encoded by the coding sequence ATGAATGCAGGTGACATCGCGTTGCTCAAGGTCAATGAGTCTTTCCGCGGCGTATCCGACGAGGCCGTGGACGATGTCGCGCGACACGCTCGGGCCACGCATCATGCCGCGGGGAGCGTCGTTCACGAGGCGAACGAGGTGCTGGCGACCGTCAGCTTCGTCCTCAATGGGCGGCTCAAGGCGGTACGGGTCGATCACCGCGGCGTCGAGTCGCTGTTCCGGATGATCGATCGCGGCGATCGGTACGGAAAGATGGTTGGCGTGCTCGCCGAACCGGTGCCGATCCGCGTCATTGCGCTGGAGCCGACCACGGTTCTGAGCCTCGACGACGAGCGGGCGATGGAACTGACGCTCCGCCCCCGGACCTGCGCCGTCTGTGGCTCACGACCTACGCCGGGCTCTTGA